ACCCCGAGAACGTCGCCGAACAGTCCGGCCAGCTCGCGTTCGCATGCTTCACGCGGCTCCCGATACGGCACTGTGCTGACGAACTCCGGAGCCGGCAGAGCCCGCCGATCGAGTTTGCCGTTGACCGTCAGGGGCAGCGACTCGAGCACCATGATCGTCGCCGGGACCATGAAATGCGGCAGCATTGCGGATGCATACTGGCGCAGCTCGACCGCCGATGGCGTCTGCCCCGGACCGTCGACCTGCGCATCAAGCACCACATAGCCGACCAGCTGCGCGTCGCCGATTCCGTCCGCGGCACCGCCGGCCACGCTGCGGGCGGTCACCGCAGCCTGAGCCACCCGCGGATGTCTCCTCAGTGTCGCTTCGACCTCACCGAGTTCGATGCGATACCCGCGAATCTTGACCTGCTCGTCCGCACGCCCGAGATACTCCAGCTGTCCGTCGGGACGCCACCGCACCAGATCCCCGGTGCGATACATGCGCCCTCCCAGGCCACCGAAGGGACAGGCGACGAATCGCGCCGCGGTCAACCCGGATCGGCGCACATATCCGACGCCCACCGCGGCACCACCCACATAGAGCTCCCCTACCACCCCGGACGGCACCGGCCGTAGCCACCCGTCGAGGACAAAGAACGCCGCGCCGGTCACCGGCGAACCGATGGGCGGAACACCTGCCCCAGGGCTCAGCGGCGCGCTGATTGCCACGTCCACTGTGGTCTCGGTCGGGCCATAGACGTTGAGCATCACCCGCCCGGCCGCCCACCGATCCACCAGTTCGGCCGGGCATGGCTCGGCTCCTACCAGCAGGGACACCGAGTCCAACCCTTGAGTCTGCAAAACGCTTACCGCGGAGGCAGTTTGACTCAACACGCTCACCCGTTCGGCGACCAGCAAGGCGTGAAACTCGTCCGGCGAGGCGGCCACCGAGTCGGGCACCACCACCAGCTGCCCACCGCCGAGCAGCGCGCCGAAGATCTCCTGCACCGAGGCGTCGAACGCCAGCGAATGCCACTGCGACCACACACCCGCCGCCGGGAGGCGCGCATGCAGCGAGTGCACCAGGTGGGTCACATTGCGATGGGTGATCGCAACACCTTTGGGCGTCCCAGTGGTACCCGAGGTGTAGATGACGTAAGCGATGCCGTCAGCGCCGACGGACAACGGCTGCGGGCCAGCTTCAGGGTCCACCTGCTCACTGATATCGATGATCGGCACCGCGTGGCCGTCCAGCCGGTGAAGTAACCCGGCGGTGGTGAGCACGGCGACCGGTTCCGCGTCGTCAATGAGGAACCCGATCCGGGCGACCGGCAGTGCAGGGTCGATCGGCAGATACGCCGCGCCCGTCTTGAGTACCGCCAGTATCGCCACGATGGCCGAGGCGGATCGTGAAACCAACAGTCCCACAACCGCGCCCGGACGCACACCACGACCGGCCAAGAGACCCGCCAGTCGGTTGGCGGCCTCGTCGAGTTCCCGGTAGGTCATCGACAGACCCTCGAAGCTCACCGCCGTTGCCTCCGGGTTGCGGGCCACCTGCTCGGCGAACAACCCGGGAATCGTGACCGCCGGCATGCAGCACTGCGTCAGCGCCGCCCGGTTGCCCCACCCGTCCAGGCCGGTGCCATCACCGCTGTCGAGCAACGACAGGGACGAGAGCCGTCCGCCCGGATCGGCGGCCATCGCCAGCAGCACTTGCTCCAGCCGCCTTGCCAGATCGGAGACCCCGAAGCTCGAAAATGGTTGCGCGGCACCGGCCGTGCCGAACGAAATCTGATCACCAGCGCCACCGAAGATCAGCCCGAAGCTGCTCGGGAGGCCGATACTCGCATGCAGTATCGACGCCTCGAGACCGACAAGGTCGAGCGCGGTCTGGCCGGGCACGAAGTTGACGCTGACCCGATCGACCGGCAGCGCCAGTCCGCCACGGGATTCCCGCTCGAGGGCGTACACCGGAAACCGCTGATGCCGCAACGCTTGCCGTATCCGATCGTCGACATGCGCACAAAAATCGGCAACCGAAGAGTCCGGAAGGACGCGCAGCACCAGTGGCACCACCCCGGCCAGCATCCCGGGAATCCGCTTGGACTCCGGGCGCACTCGCCTGCTGACCGGGAAGTCAAGCACCACCTCCGGGCCGTCGCCGCACCACCCGTGCACCAGCAGCGCACAAGCTGCGGCCATCACCGACGACTGGGACAGCGTCCGCGTCTGGGCCAACTGCTGCACGCGGCGAAGGGCGACCGAGTCCAACCGGACCGGTACCGACGAAGAAGGTAAATCAGCCGCCCGCGCGTCCCTTGGCATCCGGTATCGCGGTCCGCTTTCCGACGGCAGATTCCTGCTCCAATAAGCCCGATCATCCAGGAAGTCGTCGGACGCCCGGTATTCGGACTCGCACTGGACCAGATCCTGCAACGACCCGAAAAATGCTGGGGGAATGGGCTTTTGGGAAGCGATCGCGGAGTAGACAGTCGCCAACCGATTGAACACCAGCGCGATACCCGTGCCGTCTATCACGATGTGGTGGCCGCAGGCGAATAAGTAGTATTCGTCGTCCCACGTTTGGAACAACGCGAACGTGAACAGTGGGCCGGTCAACGGCATCGGCGTGCTTTGTATCGCGGCCGCCAGTGCGCGGGCCTCCTGCACGGGGTGGCGCGAACCGCTCAGGTCATGGAACACGACTGCGGCATCGGGGTATTCGATCGCCTTTTGCAACACCTGGCCGTTCGCCTCGAAGATGGCGACCCGTGGCGGTTCGGCCTCATGCAGCACCCGGCGCATCGCCTGCTCGACGGCAGCGCGGTCGATCGCTCCCTCGATCCTGGCGAAGAGTCCGAGCTGCCATTGCACATTCAGCTGGCCGGTTTCGTGAGCCAGCCAGATGTCGAGCTGCCCAGGCGTCAGCGGAAACGCCCGGTCATCGCTTTCCATCCGACTAGCCTCGCTTCGCTGCGAACCATCACCCGAAATGAGTAGTCCAAACCGTACTGGACGCCAACAGGCGAGGCGCAGGATTCGACGTGAGGTCACCGCCCCGCTCGCGTTCGGCATAGGCCGAATTGGCAGGTGAAAGCGCCCGCCCCATGATTTACTCTGCTCCATCCGGTAAGGGCGGAAGGTTGAGTGCGATGGGTGAACCCCGTGTCTGCGCGGTCGCCGGAACCCGGACTGAAATGCGGCGACAGTGCATTCCGCTGCAGGCTTGAGCGGCGAGCACGTGACCGGCGAAAGCTCCGGGGCGCCTCTGGTCGCCCGCACGATTCATCGGTTGGCCGTGCCAATCATTTTGGCGTGGATGGCAATCAGCGTCATTGCGACCGTCTGCGTCCCCCCGCTGGAGCTAGTCGAGAAGGAGCATTCGGTATCGCTGGTGCCCAAGGACGCGCCGTCGTTCAAGGCGTTGCAGCGGATGGATGCGGACTTCAAGGAATCCGATTCCTTCAGCTTCGTGATGGTCGTCCTGGAAGGCCGGCAACGTCTCGGAGCGGAAGCACACAAGTACTACGACGAACTGGTCCGTCGGTTGGCAGACGACCACGAGCACGTGCAACACATCCAGGATTTCTGGGCCGACCCACTGATGGCCGGCGCTGTGCAGAGCGCCGACGGGAAGGCCGCATACGTTCAGCTGCTCCTAGCCGGCAACCCGGGCGAGACGTTGGGCAACGAGTCCACTGCGGCGGTCCGGCGAATCGTGGCCCGGACGACGCCGCCGCCGGGCGTCACGGTTTACGTGACCGGCACCGCCGCCCTCGCCGCGGATGCCCAAGACAGCGGTGACAAGTCGGTCATCGTCATGACGGCGATAAGCCTCTCGGTGATCTTCGTGATGTTGCTGCTCGTCTACCGTTCGGCGACGACGGTCATCCTGCTGCTGATCATGGTCGGAATAGAGTTGCAGGTGGCTCGGGGAGTCGTCGCATTTCTCGGCGACCAACAGATCGTCGGTCTGACGACGTTCGTCGTGAATCTGGTGATGGCCGTGGGAATTGCGGCCGGCACCGATTACGCAATTTTTTTCCTGGGGCGTTATCACGAGGCACGTCAGGCCGGTGAAGATCGGCAAACGGCCTATTACACCGCATACCGGGGAGTCGCCAAGGTGGTCCTCGCCTCCGGTTTGACGATCGCCGGGGCGATCTTCTGTTTGAGCTTTACCAGGCTGCCGTATTTCCAGCCGCTGGGCATCCCTTGTTCCCTGGGAATATTCGTCGCGGTCCTGACCGCAGTGACGATGGTTCCGGCCGCTATCGCTGTAGGCAGCCGCTTCGGACTGTTCGACCCCGGTCGGAAGATTTCGGCTCGTCGATGGCGGCGAGTGGGTACGGTGGTCGTTCGCTGGCCCGCGCCCGTTCTGCTGGTCACGGTAGCCGTAGCGCTCATCGGGGTGGTGACGCTGCTTGGATACAAACCCAGCTATAACGACCAGAAGTTCATTTCTCAGAATTCGCCCGGTAACAAAGGCTACGCGGCCGTGGCGCGACATTTCCCGGCGTCGCGAGTGATGATGCCGGAAGTACTGCTGGTCGAGGCCGATCATGATTTACGCAATCCGGCGGATTTCTTGATACTTAATCGACTCGCGAAAGCCGTCCTCGCCGTTCCCGGAATATCCAGGGTGCAATCCGTCACTCGCCCCGAGGGAACCCCGATCGAGCACGCGTCGCTGCCCTACCTGCTGAGCATCCAAGGTGTCGTTGCGCTCGAATCGGTGAAATTCCAGCACGCGCGTATCGACGACATGCTCAGTCAGGCCGAGGAGATGGCGAAAGCGATCGACACCATGCAGCGCATGTATAGCCTGATGCAACAGTTCGTCGAAACGAATCATCGGATGATCGTCGACGCGACGGATATGGCGGCCCTCACCGATGAATTG
This genomic stretch from Mycobacterium paragordonae harbors:
- a CDS encoding RND family transporter; amino-acid sequence: MSGEHVTGESSGAPLVARTIHRLAVPIILAWMAISVIATVCVPPLELVEKEHSVSLVPKDAPSFKALQRMDADFKESDSFSFVMVVLEGRQRLGAEAHKYYDELVRRLADDHEHVQHIQDFWADPLMAGAVQSADGKAAYVQLLLAGNPGETLGNESTAAVRRIVARTTPPPGVTVYVTGTAALAADAQDSGDKSVIVMTAISLSVIFVMLLLVYRSATTVILLLIMVGIELQVARGVVAFLGDQQIVGLTTFVVNLVMAVGIAAGTDYAIFFLGRYHEARQAGEDRQTAYYTAYRGVAKVVLASGLTIAGAIFCLSFTRLPYFQPLGIPCSLGIFVAVLTAVTMVPAAIAVGSRFGLFDPGRKISARRWRRVGTVVVRWPAPVLLVTVAVALIGVVTLLGYKPSYNDQKFISQNSPGNKGYAAVARHFPASRVMMPEVLLVEADHDLRNPADFLILNRLAKAVLAVPGISRVQSVTRPEGTPIEHASLPYLLSIQGVVALESVKFQHARIDDMLSQAEEMAKAIDTMQRMYSLMQQFVETNHRMIVDATDMAALTDELRDRIADFDDFWRPVRSYFYWEKHCYDIPVCWSLRSLYDSIDGVDVISGKFHELVADLGRVDAIMPELLTQFPPMIAAMQNMRIQLLSMHSTAAGMFDQISEQGSDAAAMGKAFDAAKNDDSFYLPPEVLENADFKRIMKVFLSPDGKAARMLITQRGDPASADGIARVEPIRTAAEEALKGTPLEHADIYVTGAAATIKDVVEGSIYDLLIAGIAALCLIFIVMLINTRSLVAALVIVGTVVFSLGASFGMSVLVWQYLVGIHIHWAVLAMSVIVLLAVGSDYNLLLVSRIKEEIPAGINTGIIRAMGGTGKVVTNAGLVFAFTMSSMVFSELRTIGQVGTTIGLGLLFDTLVVRAFMTPAIAALLGRWFWWPIRVRSRPVGPSRGPAGPHAAAASLRSASTP